The Quercus lobata isolate SW786 chromosome 4, ValleyOak3.0 Primary Assembly, whole genome shotgun sequence genome segment aaaaaaaaaaaaaaattaaatacacacaatcaagaaaatcagtgaaaataatttaatatttttcaattcaatcaagtAAAATGCTCAATATTCTCGATTATCATGTCTTTTTAATGAGATATAATGCAGTTGAagtttattttccaaatattaTACTGCATGATAAGTATTATACATGAGGCGTAATATtatttcttacaaaatattttgaatgtaCTACGCATTACATGAGTCATCGACTAGTCAATACCATCATATAATATATCAACCTATaaataaactattaaaaatcaaagggaaaaaggTTTTGTATACACATCAAATGGCTGGCAGGCAGTCAACTGAGGCTCCTgtaaacaaagaaaacacaatGGAAAATGAGTCAAAGTACTAACAACTCATTGCTTGCATAAATTCAGGAAGACATCAAAAACATCATAGAAATTAATAAATAGTTATACACATCTGATGAGCTTTGACTTAAAGACTAAAtggtcatttatttttttatttttttattttttattttttaaaaatctaatgcCACACATGCACATCAATTTGAAGTAGATATCCCATGAATAGAATTCTCTTGTCTGTGGtactttttgtgtttgtggggcccaataatttgtgggccaggcccatttattcgctgggtccaaaggcccaagccgagaaAAGTTATGGCCCAGGATCTGTAATACAAGTATaaaatagccttgggatacaaatcgtcctcggcatgtccgaggcCTCACcagaagaaagggcaaaaacggtataggactagcttggaagaaaatctaaaatatctaggtcaacagagaaggatacgctggaaagtataacgaccaaggaaagctgcccttattgccattcaatactattcaatactctgcacctgacagagccatactcttcagcttttacaaccacccccaaccactctgggtatgggttgatgggacaagtatcagtctggggaaaagtcgatcctacacgtggacgaaggataaggaacacctgtgagtataaaaggaaaaggaaggaaTCCagagaggaggctgggaaaaatggctaaaaaccagagcctcccagcccgcctccaggagaaagactcctagggcaaAAATGACTTaatcatgtatgaacaccacgaaaaatccaccgtttggtgaccaaggcctagcctttcaaacccacgctctacaaatgatattgtttaagcctttttacgtacgaacccaacactgttacgggtcgttacgaatcgtgtccttacagtgtTATACTTCATAATCTATCAATTGCAATAgctaatatataatattttttattttcattttaagatgagattattttctatataaaaatatataataaattatgatTCATCGATGctctatttattttagaaataatgttttctagaaaatgagtcatttttcaaaaaatattttctataaaattatctcatttttctatatttggtaGAAACCATAAATAAGTTAAAAACAATCTTTAACTTTCCTTATTTAAATTGCTGAGAGATAGaactgtttttcaaaataatctaATGGAAAACAATATCTAAAAATAAGCCATACTTTTTCTGTTGACCGAAgatagttttctttttactttttttttttttaattttattttaaatttttatactatcaaacactagaaaacatgaaaaactatttttatacaatatttttcatcgAAACAAACAGATCGAGAATATAAAGTAGAATAATAGTGAGACAGTTTTATTTGATGTCGTAGatatagaaaaattttcatgaCACCCTAGATTAAGTAACAATATAGGAAGCAAATACCTGTCTTAGCCCACCACCAAAACTTCCTCCTATTAAAAGCATATTAAGGAGAGATGTcacaacaccaccaccaacaccaagGCCATTACCGCCCGTAGATCGAATGGCAGTACGCATGGAATTGAGTACACTCCCATATGTAGTTGCATGCCCACGCTCAATTGCTTGGATGAAGCAGTAAGTCATGGCTCCTGTCGATGTTATCTTTGATAGAGCCTGCAATCTCCATAAAAACATCATATAACATCTTCTTGTTGCCGTTGTCGTTGTTATTATTGTATGGGAAAATCTTGCTTCATACTCGCTATTGCATGGTCAGTACATAttctctttaaaattttgtgtttcaaaacaCGATATTagataaaattgtgaaattatgtttttaatcattaatattGTATGTTATCATCATCTTCATGTCTTTCGAGCTATGATAACTAGTATAGTTTTATAAAACAATTCCAAAGTTCATGTTCGCTTAGATTTACAAATACATACAGATGATTCAGCAGAGGTCTGATCATCCTCGCAACTACTAAAGGAAATAACTTCTCCACCACTTGTTCCTTTCCATACACCTGATCGAGGGCGATGATCCTCCCATATATATTGTCCAGCCCTATTAttaccaagaagaaagcaaaacCTAAAATACAAAGTAATTTGGGGAAAtgttttacaataaattatgttgaaaaaagaaaaaactgaaaCTCGAAGAAAATATGAGGAGTGTTATCATTTATATTTAGATCATCCATgatacacaaaaataaaaaataaaaaaattcaggtaGCACAGACTTAgtgcaaataatataattaaataacaaagaaaaacttaatATGTACATATTATGTGTAATGTGTCCATGTATGTGGATAGCTCTCCTTCAAAATTGATGTTATCTAATTGTAATCTTAGTGATCATCTACATATGTTGGATAAGTACTCATTCTTATTGTTAATAAAAATGCATACCAGAATTTATAAGAATTAAAGTCTACTGGAGGTCTGATTTTTCctcaaattaaaacaaattattttctcttttccattgTACAAATCactctaaataaataaagtttattGTCGTTtctgcaaaaaagaaaaaagaaaaaagaaaaagtgtgtTACATGCTTAAGCCACAATAACCCCCACCAGGGAGATGTGTGTTGCTTACTAAGAATGAGGTGGCCATAATAGTACATTTATAAACTATAAACATGTTTAATATTAGGGAAAATTTTCTCTTACATGGTTGATATACACTTCGTATATACAATATTCATAATTTCATGAGcaatattcatatatatatatatatatatttttttttttattactgaTATCcatatttaaaatatgaaataagtGATGTGTGTGGACGATATATAATAAAGAGTGTGCGAGAATCAAAGCCTTTAATATCACTAACCTATTCATCCGGCAAAGGAATGGCAAATCTAGTACCGTGCCACTATGACCAGCATCTATTATTGCATGAAGCTTAACACCAAGAGGAAGAGGTCTGACAATTGTTGCATTGATATCATCATCAACAATCATACCCTGAGTTTCGAAGTCCAAAGGACATAGAGTTTCATCGTATCCATCGACTTCATTTCCTCTAGAGTTCCTCTGTCGTGAACCACGACCAGAATAGTGAAACAACAGAGAATCTCCTGGTTGGCAACCTTGTACAAGCCAATTTAATGCCATCCTAATGTTGTACTTAGTTGGAATTCTGTATGgctcaatttcttcttctgcATTTCATATTTCAGGTAAGAATAATTACCACTATCATGTTTTAAGAATTACCACAGCCATAACTAGTAAAGTTCTACAAAACCTCTGTTTCTTAAAGCAGGGTTTGCTTAGAAAAACTGAAATAAAACTGTTTTCTGAATTAAGtatttgcttttattgtttctaaaaaaaaaaagtatttgcttTTACTGGTAGGCCTCTTAGTCAAGCAAAAACAAACATTGCACAAATCAACCTGAAAAGTAACACCATGACATGGGAATCCTCCAAAAATCGCAGATATGCAACCTTGgtaataatgagtaatgacaAGTGAGACCAACATATGGTGATGGTTTGGATTTATCAACAGATCTAGCTTTATTGCCTTGCacagatttattcaattatttgTAGGCCTATTGATGGATGAagcatattaaaaattatttcaacatttattatttcaaaattttttttctcatttgaaatttcatattttctaaatttcacttttgaattttgaatttaattttggcATGATAAACGAAAGTTTACCGTATTGGCAAATCCGGTCTTAAAAGCCACACAATTATCATATTTATAGGCAAGCACTAGTTCCCTCTCCCCCCCTAAGAAGACCCAGGaaaatctcattttttcttAAGAAAGATGATGCCTCTAAAAGGATGTCTTCCATTTAATCAGCAGCCAATGCCAAGACTAGAAGACACAGTCCTACGATCACTAGGaattcaagagaaagagaaagtaaGCCAAAACGATGACGGGAGATGATCGTTTGGACATGAGACGTGAACAAGTTTTAGCCTAGCTCTTAGAAGAAGGTACTCTCAAATCCTATTTAAAAAAAGGCTCCAAGAAAGTTTGAGCATTgcaatttgaattcaaaatttctaattagaaaattattttttaagcttAGTGGTGACTCCAAAAACCGTTAGGTGATGAAGTCTAGGGTTTCCTACATATTCTAGTTGGTTAAAccaattatttgtttttttttttttcttttccttatttcTATTTTCCACACTAGTCATCCTAGACCAACTATACGGGTCGGTTAGTTATCACTTATGCCACAAATCTTTTCTCCGAACAAGAGGCAAGCTCAATTGAGAATATACTAACACATATAATGCTTTACATGGTACAATCCAAATCAACCTAAGTTATGCTTAGACATATATCCACACTCTCACACATGAAATTTTGGTTGTAAAAGCAAGCTAAAGGATGAGGCCTTACTAACATACATTCATACATACATAATGATCATGCTTATGTTACAAATTACTAcaataaaaaagagaggaaacaaACCATTATGATAAGAGTCACATATGCATACACAGATACATGCCTGCAGAGATACAAAGATACATACATACCGGTGAGCATGAGAATGGACTCTTGGGGGAAGTGAAACTTATTGATCAAGAGGTATCGCATGCATTTAGCGTCATTGATGCAACCTTTGAGTGAGTACCTATATAATATCCCCACGATCACTGCCTTCTTTCTCCCGTGAGCATTGAGGGGAGGCCCAGGAGGCATGTGGTTGTACAGCGATGGAGGAGGAGGCACGTTGCATAAGGGCAAAGTTgaaaaaggaggaggaggagcagGAGCAGGCAGCATATTGCGAGGATTAACGATGTGTGTGATAGCTTGGCATAGTGCACATCGAATAACTGTGGCACCTGCAGGGAGCTGCAATGGCGTGCGACAATTGGAGCAATTCACTAGCATTGGCATGGTTCTTGATTTCTTGGTAATTTTGGGCCCAAAGGGCGTCACACCGAATTCCATGTGAGAGGTGTTACACTTATCCCCGTTACACTTAATATCATCTTCCAATCATGGGTGTAATTGATGATTAAACacagttattttaatttatttggttaACTATATAAATTTTCTGCTCAGAAATTTTGCAACTTACAAAGTTATAACTTACCAGAGTTAACTTTGAACTTTGATTGGAGGAGCTTGGAACTTCATGTCCTGGTTGGACCTCAGTTCTTATTAGAAATCCGATGTATTAAGAAGGTTTGgttctttcttcttaaaaagaaagaagtaattaAGAACCACAATGATAAAAACTGGAAAGTTGTGCAATGACACTGGGATTGTTACacacttataatttatttgccACTGTATTGAGAGTATATATAGGAAATGAAAGGAATCAGGAATGTAATTGATAGAACAAGTTGGACTCGGTTGAATAAAGGAGTTTTACACATGTACGATTGGCCTTGGTCAAAGTGGGCACACATTCTGTTTTCATTTGTATAATATTCTATTCTagtcttatcttttttcttcttcttttttgagtaATATTCTAGTCTTACCTTAGGCAAAATAAGGAAGTGGGCACTAGAAATTGGATATGCTTTGTGCTTTCTAAAATTCTATTCATTTATTTAGATATAAATAGATTTAATTTtatcatataaataataattgaaataaatatttttcaaaaaaataatttaaataaataccaACATAATGATATTCAATACATATTCAATATTTATAGgataacaaaatcaaattcacttattttaaaagagttcatatattatattaaagtcAATGCAAGATCATaatcaaaaattgattttaaattagtttttaattattatctaattttatgttaatatcctttttttttttccgaacAAAATGCTATGtatctaatttcattttttttaattttggtaccAAGCAATCCAAAAATTGAGATAATCGCCTCACTCACCTAATTAAGACCACATCATCATCACCGTTGTTGAATGTTTTCGTGTATATGCATACATTACAATCTAgtgaatatatttttaaaaactttgtgCGGTGGATATGTTACAATCTTCCAAACTTTATATCACACTTGGGAGGATATGAACCATATAATCTGCTTGTAGAATTCTTTATATaaggagattttttttctcctcaccCCATTGACATAAGATCCGGAAATTGAATCCCTattgaaagataaataaatttacTTTTCAACATGAGAGACAAGTTGGAGGGGTAATTTATACAGCCCTCGAACAGACCCATAGATTCTTTATACAACCTTATGACACTATAGATTCTCTATCAATAAGTTTAGAGTCATAaaaattgtcattaaaaaatcataattattgAGGTGGTAAGTTATATAACCTTCGAAAAGATCCATCACTTTGAATCAAGTGCCAAGAGGTTGCGGATTCAAGTACTGAATACTGACTCGAACTTCAAAATGTAGCAAACATGGTAATGAGGTTAAGTAGCGGTACGCTTTGCTATGCACTAGTGGTACCCATGGGAGTAGTTGTACGTCTTGATATGTACTGGTGGTACCAATGAGCTTACCAAAAAGCCCAAGTGACAATATATCATGGGATGGGGGGTAATGACTACACAAGCGaatccccccctttttttttcctaaaaaataaaaaaagatgataaagtGATGTCGATAGGGGGCTTAgataaaagcaataaaaacttgtcaatGCAActatattatgaaaaatgtcATGCAGCATTACTCGTTCTTTAATTGTTATGTTTAAATGgtcattaaataatttaaaaaagttgaaaatccATACGAAAAAATATATGGCTGCAAAAAAGTTAAATCAagttgaattttaaaattttatgatttttttattaattttatctcGAACATGAATCAAAATTGGATCGAGCTCAATTTCACTACCAAACAAAATTACATGTTCAAACTTGTTCACGCATTACttgattattaaattattatttttctataaatattaaacactacaactaaaattttataataaaaaaaattataattatacaatgagaattaataattatattatatttgagtGAGGAAAATCAAATTTAGCCCAAGCTTTATATATGgtaaaaatttgcaattttgtcttaaaataaaatccaaaagagaaGTTGGGAACTCATAGGCCTTTGGGTTCACAAACCCGGCCCATAAACACAGGCCTCAAAGAGAAAACATAAACCCTAGTGGCCTCCCTCTCTGTGtctctatatataaatacatatatataaagcaatCAACGAAACGATACGCTTAGCTTGGCCGCTCGTGAACAGAGAGAGTTCATCTTCTAGGGTTTCCAGCTCCTCCTAAGCCCCAACCAAAATGGTACTCTCTCAGCTCTGTGATATTCAAGTTTGAACTGGAAAATGGATCTGATTTATGTTTTTGgcatttgggttttgagaaaaCTATTAGCTTTTAGCTTGAAATCGTGTTTGCTTTCATTTTTCCCtgttgtttggttgctgagaaaataataaaggagaaatttttttgtttgtttgttgtttatATGATGTTATCATGCTTACCCATATGCTGGTTTAGCTTGAATCTGATGATTTTTTTCCTGTTTGGATATTATTATAtcgtttttttgaaaatatttgatttgaaatCAGCTTAAGCAAACCAATTGAAATAGATAGTTTAAATAGCTTACAGGCTTTGAATCTATTAAAGATTTTCTGggttgtttatattttgttggaatttttaattgctgaagtaatattaaaagaaaatagctCAATCCTGTTTGAACAATGGTATTATAGATGATTGTCTTCTTTTTACCCAGAAGACAATGGTTTAAGGTTTATATGTTTCGATGTGCTGTGATAGTGTGTATTGGAGTATATTGTGGTTCTGTTTGTAATGGTATGGAGATCCTATAATTTTGGACATGCTATGTTGGGTAGTAACTAAAGTTGTGATTCCAATTGGGTTGATATGAATATGTTTAACCTATTTTTTGGGATGTGTACATTTTGCTTCTGAAAATGTCAATGCAACTTAAGAGCGGTAGTACTTGTGCACTGCTTTATGGGTCATATCCTAGGCTGCTGTTTTATTGTCCTATTTTTGTGAAAGCATGTGTTGCCATCTGGTCTGTGTGATTTCTGACTGATTTTGTATGTAATGAGATGacttatttcataattttttggaagtttttcttttattatatgaGTAATAGCagtgtgatattttttttccttgagctTATGATTCTAGTGTTGTTTCTTTGTTCCTGTTTACCAGTAATGGATGTGTTTATTGTTGGTTGATATTAATCATAGATATGAAAATGACTATTTCTGGGCtgccttttaatttttgtttttcatggttTGTGCCTTACCTTCTGTCTTGATCATTCTGATGGTATGCAGACTAAGAGAACCAAGAAGGCCGGTATCGTTGGGAAGTATGGTAAGTTCTACATAAAAATTTGTCTCTTTGATATACATCTCTTGAAATTTATAGATCAATGGGAAGATGTGCTACTCTTTTTTGCATTCACACTACTGGGCTAGAATAATTGTAGatgataggaaaaaaaaaggttaatgtTGTGAAGTTAGCATGGTAGGTTGGTCGTTCCCTCTTCTCAGTGGCTGGTTTGTGGTAAATGAGACTCAAATAATCTGACTTGCTAATGGAATCTCACGTTTGATTTTATGGACTAAATTTTGTGTGGCATACTGTGCTTAATATTACAAATTCTTGCAATTGGTGTTTTATCATTCGCTCAGGAATCAGGATGCTGTCAAAAGTTTC includes the following:
- the LOC115984220 gene encoding metacaspase-1-like isoform X1; translation: MEFGVTPFGPKITKKSRTMPMLVNCSNCRTPLQLPAGATVIRCALCQAITHIVNPRNMLPAPAPPPPFSTLPLCNVPPPPSLYNHMPPGPPLNAHGRKKAVIVGILYRYSLKGCINDAKCMRYLLINKFHFPQESILMLTEEEIEPYRIPTKYNIRMALNWLVQGCQPGDSLLFHYSGRGSRQRNSRGNEVDGYDETLCPLDFETQGMIVDDDINATIVRPLPLGVKLHAIIDAGHSGTVLDLPFLCRMNRFCFLLGNNRAGQYIWEDHRPRSGVWKGTSGGEVISFSSCEDDQTSAESSALSKITSTGAMTYCFIQAIERGHATTYGSVLNSMRTAIRSTGGNGLGVGGGVVTSLLNMLLIGGSFGGGLRQEPQLTACQPFDVYTKPFSL
- the LOC115984220 gene encoding metacaspase-1-like isoform X3 — its product is MLPAPAPPPPFSTLPLCNVPPPPSLYNHMPPGPPLNAHGRKKAVIVGILYRYSLKGCINDAKCMRYLLINKFHFPQESILMLTEEEIEPYRIPTKYNIRMALNWLVQGCQPGDSLLFHYSGRGSRQRNSRGNEVDGYDETLCPLDFETQGMIVDDDINATIVRPLPLGVKLHAIIDAGHSGTVLDLPFLCRMNRFCFLLGNNRAGQYIWEDHRPRSGVWKGTSGGEVISFSSCEDDQTSAESSALSKITSTGAMTYCFIQAIERGHATTYGSVLNSMRTAIRSTGGNGLGVGGGVVTSLLNMLLIGGSFGGGLRQEPQLTACQPFDVYTKPFSL
- the LOC115984220 gene encoding metacaspase-1-like isoform X4 is translated as MEFGVTPFGPKITKKSRTMPMLVNCSNCRTPLQLPAGATVIRCALCQAITHIVNPRNMLPAPAPPPPFSTLPLCNVPPPPSLYNHMPPGPPLNAHGRKKAVIVGILYRYSLKGCINDAKCMRYLLINKFHFPQESILMLTEEEIEPYRIPTKYNIRMALNWLVQGCQPGDSLLFHYSGRGSRQRNSRGNEVDGYDETLCPLDFETQGMIVDDDINATIVRPLPLGVKLHAIIDAGHSGTVLDLPFLCRMNRFCFLLGNNRAGQYIWEDHRPRSGVWKGTSGGEVISFSSCEDDQTSAESSIAGSIKDNIDRSHDLLLHPSN
- the LOC115984220 gene encoding metacaspase-1-like isoform X2 gives rise to the protein MEFGVTPFGPKITKKSRTMPMLVNCSNCRTPLQLPAGATVIRCALCQAITHIVNPRNMLPAPAPPPPFSTLPLCNVPPPPSLYNHMPPGPPLNAHGRKKAVIVGILYRYSLKGCINDAKCMRYLLINKFHFPQESILMLTEEEIEPYRIPTKYNIRMALNWLVQGCQPGDSLLFHYSGRGSRQRNSRGNEVDGYDETLCPLDFETQGMIVDDDINATIVRPLPLGVKLHAIIDAGHSGTVLDLPFLCRMNRAGQYIWEDHRPRSGVWKGTSGGEVISFSSCEDDQTSAESSALSKITSTGAMTYCFIQAIERGHATTYGSVLNSMRTAIRSTGGNGLGVGGGVVTSLLNMLLIGGSFGGGLRQEPQLTACQPFDVYTKPFSL